From the Nitrospira sp. genome, the window TTCTGGGCAAGGGCTCAAGAGCTTGGCCAATGCGCTGGAAGGTCTGGCCGGGTCGGATGAGCGACCACCCGCCGAACAGGTCAATCATATCTATGAGTACTACCTTCCGATTCTCAAGGAACAGTACGACGACTACCCGAAGCGCACGAGGGATCTCGATCATCTGCACACGATCGCTGAGAACTACGCCGGCATCGACGAGTTTCTCGCTGATCTGGCGCTGGAGCCGCCGGACGGCAGCGCGGTGGATGTGGAGGCGTCCGATCGGGAGGATGAACGGCTGGTGCTCTCGACGATTCATTCCGCGAAGGGATTGGAGTGGCAATGCGTCTTTGTGATTTGGGTGGTGGACGGCAGGTTTCCATCCGTCTATTCGTTTCTCGCGGAGGATGAATTGGAAGAAGAGCGACGGTTATTCTATGTGTCTGTCACCCGGGCCAAGCGGCATTTGTTTTTAACGTACCCCATCAACGTATATGACAAGACCAGCGGAATGTTGCTTTCGAAGCCATCACGGTTCTTGGACCATGTGTCCTCGGACCTTCTTGATACACTGGCCTTGGTAGAGGAAGGTGGACGAGAAGACTGGGGGATTGAGCGAGGACCGTACTATTGATCACGGTTCTTTGGTCGCGCGTCATTCTTCACGCCTGTATGAGTCACCTCGCAATCCGATTGTTTCTGCTGTGGTGCTGCTGGTCCGGTCCATCCTTTTTCGCCGAGATCGCCGTTGCATCCCTCAAGGAAGACGCCGGTGCAGGACAAACGTGGGCGCGTCTTCTCGCCGAGGCGGAACGCTTACAGTTACCGACGAAGTTTCTGAAGACGCTTCCATCGGACTTTATTCATTTTGACTTCGATGATCTTCGGACCTACGCCGCCGAGTACCATCCCGGCGAACACCGGATGGTTCTCAATCGTTCGCTGTCCTTCAACGCTGCCGGAAGGATGCTCAGGCCTCTCGGCAAAATGACGCACAGGGAATTGGAAGTGCTGTACCATGAGCTATTTCATGCCTACATGGATTATCTCGAAGCGGCTGAAGCGGCATCCGGCGAGACCGGTCACCGTTCAGCAACGCTTCTGCATTTCGCGAGAGAGCAGCAAGCCTGTCGTTACGCAGAGGTGGAGATCGCCCCGATTGCTCTGCGAAAGGATGAGACGGAATCACGCTATTTGACGCAGGCAGAATCGTGGGAAGCGCTGAACGAAACATGGGCGGTCTTTATCGGCTGGGCGGTCTGGAATCAGCTTGAAGCGCGGCGCAAGACCGGAAAATCAATGGTTCACGAGCGGGAGCAGGGCGACCAATGGATACGACGATTCAAAACGGCATTCGAGAACGGGGAGCTTCGAGGGTACTATGTCCCTGAAGATCCGGACGAACGGCGCATCGCTCAGAAGCGATATTTGGCCAAACCATCACAATTGACGTTGAAAGAAGCAATGACTTTAATGAAACAAGTCCTGGGTTTTCAACGCGATGTTATTGAGAGGATCGAAGTGTCAGTTGAGTCATCTCGGACATCTGCTTGTTAGATTCTCAAGGGAGGGGCGATTCAAAAAGCACTTGAACCGGATTCCCCTCTTGACATGACGGAAGTTCATCAATAGAATCCAACATTTCGTGATCTAGCCTATCCGAGCACTTCAACGAATCAATCTTTTGAGGATTGAGGAAGAAAGCGGTGCACGCGTAGGCCCATTTGTCTTTGTTGAGCGGTTGATCGACGAGAGCGTCCGCTACGTGTGCTGCAATTTGGTTTTGTATAGAACAATGACACATCGCGGGCAGGTACCCAAGCGGCCAAAGGGGGCAGACTGTAAATCTGCTGGCTTATGTCTTCCAAGGTTCGAATCCTTGCCTGCCCACCAAACCAAGCGTCGCTCGTACCGGCGAGCTTGTGAGTGGGCGAGCCGGATAAACACCTTAACAATATAAATAATGATGCAAAGGGCGCTTGAGCGAGGAAAGTTAAGAAGAGGCGGGCGTAGCTCAGTGGTAGAGTTCCAGCCTTCCAAGCTGGCTGTCGTGGGTTCAAATCCCATCGCCCGCTCCAAACCGAGCTTGCTCGACCCGGAGCGCTAGAGAATGGGGCGCGACGAGAGAAGGCCAATAGTGTTGATGGCCCACGTAGCTCAGTTGGTAGAGCACGTCCTTGGTAAGGACGAGGTCACGCGTTCGATCCGCGTCGTGGGCTCCAGGCAGAGTTTGCTCTATCCGAAGCGTTACTTATGATGTGCGACGGGACGGGCGCCTCAAGTGCCTAGTCATGAATCTAGGGCTTGACCAGACCAGGAGCCAAATAGGATTGCTCTCAGTGGCCGGATAAAGGTCTCAAGTCTGAGTTCTTGGGTTGACGAAGCTTGCTCATGCCGCCGCTTCCGAATGTGCGGCGGAGAGGTAAAGAGGGGTGACATATGGCGAAGGCGAAATACGAGCGGAAGAAGCCGCACGTGAACATCGGGACGATCGGGCACGTGGACCACGGGAAGACGACGTTGACGGCGGCGTTGACGAAAGTGTGTGCGGACAAGGGGATGGCGAAATTCATCAGTTATGACGAAGTGGCCAAGGCCTCGGAGAGCCAGGGGCGGCGGGACGCGACCAAGATCATGACCATCGCCATCAGCCATGTGGAGTATGAGACGGATCAGCGGCATTATGCCCACGTCGATTGTCCGGGTCACGCCGACTACGTGAAGAACATGATCACCGGGGCGGCGCAGATGGACGGGGCGATACTGGTGGTGAGTGCGGCGGACGGTCCGATGCCGCAGACCCGCGAGCACATCCTCTTGGCTCGGCAGGTGGGGGTGCCCTACATCGTCGTGTTCTTGAACAAGGCGGATAAAGTCGATGACAAAGAGCTCTTGGAGTTGGTGGAATTGGAAGTGCGGGAGCTGCTTACGAAGTACGGGTTCCCCGGGGACAAGACGCCGATCATCCAGGGCAGTGCGCTCAAGGCGATGGAAGGGGATGGCGGCCCGTTGGGAGTGCCCAGCATCGTGAAGCTGTTGGAGGCGGTGGATACGTACATTCCGACGCCGCAGCGGCCGATTGACAAGCCCTTTCTCATGCCGATCGAAGACGTGTTTACCATCAGCGGGCGCGGCACGGTGGTGACGGGGCGGTGTGAGCGGGGCATCGTGAAGGTGGGCGATGAGATCGAGATCGTGGGGCTGCGGCCCACGCAGAGCACGGTGGTGACGGGGGTCGAGATGTTCCGCAAGGTGCTCGATGAGGGGCAGGCGGGGGACAACATCGGTGTGCTGTTGCGAGGCACCAAGAAAGAAGACGTTGAGCGAGGGATGGTGCTGTCGAAGCCGAAGACGATCACGCCGCATACGAAGTTCAAGGCGGAGATCTATGTGTTGACGAAGGAAGAAGGGGGGCGGCATACGCCGTTTTTCAACGGGTATCGGCCGCAGTTTTACTTTCGGACCACCGATGTCACCGGCGTGGTGCAGCTGAATCCGGGGGTGGAGATGGTGATGCCGGGGGATAACGTGAGTGTGACGGCGGAGTTGATCAGCCCGATCGCGATGGATCAGGGGTTACGGTTTGCCGTGCGCGAGGGCGGCAAGACGGTCGGCTCGGGCGTCGTCACGGAAATTCTGGCGTAAGGAAGCTGGCAGGCGGACGGGAGTCAGTCTGACGCGAGAGGTTCTGGACGTGTCAGGAGGCAGTCCTGGCAGCTGATATCGGGGAGAAAGAGATGCGCGAAATCATCGACATGGCTTGTACGCTCTGCAAACAACGGAATTACTCGTCCATGAAGAACAAGAAAAACGATCCGGATCGGTTGGAACGCAGCAAATTTTGTAAGTTTTGCCGAAAGCACACGCCTCATAAGGAAGTGAAATAGGTGTTGAGTGTGGGAGTGAGAGTCAAATTACTTAGATCTCAGCACTCGTTATTCAGCACTGAGAAAAGAGGGGCATGGTGTTAATGGCAGCACATCGGTCTCCAAAACCGAGAGTCTGGGTTCAAATCCTAGTGCCCCTGCCAAACCAAGCTTGCTCGTACCGTCGGCCTCCCAATCGAGGCCGACGAATAAATACCGCAAGTGAAGTTTGGCGTTTAAGGAGACGTGCTCGTACCGGCTGCAATGGACGGTTCTTGGCAGGCGGATGATGCAGCGATGGGTGTTGATTTTTATATGAGAGCTTGCTCGTACCGGAGCGCTTGTGATGTGCGCGACGGGATAAACGCCTTTGGTGGGTTTGGGTTGTTTGAAGATGGCTTGCTCGTTCGGTCGGCCTCCCAACCGAGGCCGAGGGGGATGAAGCCCGCAGGTGTTTAGGAAGACGAAACGGAGTAGCTGATGTTTAAGCGCATGACAGAGTCGGTTCGGCTGTTCGTGACGGATGTGCGAGCAGAGCTGAAAAAGGTTTCCTTCCCGAGTCGTGCGGAGACTATCGGCTCAACGACGGTCGTGATCGTGTTCTGCATCTTGATGTCAGTGTATTTGTCCGTCGTTGACTCATTCCTCTCATGGTTGGTCGGCAAATTCATCTAAGCCTGCCGAGAAGAGGTCAGTGGAATTCAGCGGTAATTCATCGAAGACCTGAGGGTGGTGCATGACAAAGAACTGGTACGTCATCCATACGTACGCTGGTTTTGAGGGGCGAGTAAAGACCAGCCTCATGGAGCGTGCAAATCAAATGGGGCTTGTCGAGAAGGTTGGGCAGGTGCTCGTTCCGACAGAGGACGTGATTGAAATCAAGGACGGGAAGCGACGGACTTCTCGACGAAAGTTCTTCCCCGGCTATGTCCTCGTAGAGTTGGAGTCTCCATTAGGGGATGAGACGTTGCAGATGATCAAGGAGACCCCGAAAGTTACGGGGTTCGTCGGTGGAGGCGCAGTTCCGACTCCTCTGACCAATGAGGAAGTGGAGTCTTTGCTCAAGCAGGTCGATGCGGGACAGGCCGAGCCTCGGGAGCAGATCAAATTTATTAAAGGTGACAACGTTCGCATCATCGATGGTCCCTTCCTTGGGTTTAATGGTCTGGTTGACGAAGTCGATCAGTACCATAGTCGGGTGAAGGTGATGGTGAGTATCTTCGGCCGGTCGACTCCGGTTGAATTAGGCTTCTTACAGGTGGAACGGATTTAGGCTGATCGATCCATGTCAGTGGAGGTCACTGATTGAGGCCTGAATATTGATTTCCGGTCGCGAAGGAGAAAGAGGACGAAATGGCGAAGGAAGTTTCGGCACAGATCAAGTTGCAAATTCCGGCCGGCAAGGCCAATCCTGCTCCTCCTGTCGGCCCCTCCTTGGGTCAGCATGGAGTCAACATTATGGAGTTTTGCAAGCAGTTCAATGCCAAGACTCAGAAGGAAGGGGACAGTATTATTCCCGTCATCATTACCGTCTACAAGGACCGTACCTTCAGCTTCATCATGAAGACGCCCCCGGCTTCGGATCTTCTCAAGAAGGCCGCAGGCATCATTAAAGGATCCGGTGTGCCGCAGAAGGATAAAGTTGGGAAAATCACCAGAGAGCAGTTGAATGAAATTGCGCGGAAAAAGATGGCCGATCTGAACGCGGCGGATGTGGAGGGGGCGGCAAAAATCATCGAAGGGACCGCCCGTAGCATGGGAGTTGTCATTCAAGGTTAATTTCGAGATCGAAGGAGCGTCCGGCGATGGGAAAGAAAATGAATGCGGCGATCAAGAATGTCGAGCCGCGCGTCTATGGGTTGCGTGAGGCCGTTGAGGCAGTCAAGCGATCGGCCTATGCGAAGTTCGACGAATCGGTCGATCTCGCGCTCAGGCTGGGAATCGATCCGAAGCGCTCGGATCAACTGGTTCGAGGGACGGCTTCGCTTCCCCACGGAACGGGGAAAACGGTTCGCGTTCTGGTGTTTGCCAAAGGCGAAAAAGAGCAGGAGGCGCGGCAAGCGGGGGCCGACTATGTTGGAGCCGACGACTTGATGGAAAAAATCAAGGGTGGATGGATGGATTTCGATTGCGCGATTTCCACGCCGGACCTGATGGCTTCCGTCGGAAAACTCGGTAAGGTGCTCGGACCTCGTGGGCTGATGCCCAATCCGAAGACCGGCACCGTGACCTTCGAAGTTGGAAAAGCGGTCGGTGACATCCGGAAGGGGCGTGTGGAGTTCAAGGTTGAAAAGGCCGGGATCGTGCACGTCCCGGTCGGAAAGGTATCCTTCGATCCGGCGAAGCTGTATGACAATGCCTCGGCCATCATTGAATCCGTCATCAAGGCGAAGCCCACCTCATGCAAAGGGCGTTATCTCAAGAGTGCCACGATCGCAAGTACGATGGGTCCTGGTGTGAAACTGGATACCGTTGCCCTGACGAAGCAGTGGAGCTAAGGACCGTTCAATCCGGGTCGTTAATCGTCGGACCGGTTACCGTGTAACGAATCACGAGTAACGACGAGAGAGGGAGCAATGAAGAAGGAAGAGAAGGTTACGGCAGTGGCGGAGTTGACCGAAAAATTCGGTCGCGCGCGGCTGGCTATCTTGACGGAATGCGTCGGTCTTCCGGTCAACCAAGTCACCGAGCTCCGCAAGCAGCTCCGCGGGGCCAAGGCGGAATATCGAATCGTAAAGAACACGCTCGCGGCGCGTGCCGCCGAGGGGACGATATTGGCCGGACTTAAGGCACATCTCAAGGGTCCGACCGGGGTGGTCATCGGCTATGACGATCCGGTGTTGCCGACAAAGGTGCTGAAGGATTTCATCGGCGCGGAGAAGCGCGAAGAGAAGATTCGGATGACGGCCGGTGTGCTGGAAGGCAAAATTCTCCAGCCGGCTGAGCTGGCCGCCGTTGCGAAGCTGCCGAAGAAAGAAGCGCTCGTGGCCTTGCTACTGTCGGCCATGCAGGGGCCGATTCGTGGCGTGGTCTACACACTGAGCGCGGTCTTGTCGAAGTTTGTGCGAGTTGTTGCAGCCATTCAAGATAAACGGAAAGGAGAAGGGGACATGCCGGCTACGGAAGGGAAATTATCGCAGGAAGAATTGATCAAGGCGATCGAAAGCATGAGCGTGCTCGATCTGGCCGAACTGGTGAAGGGGCTTGAGGCGCGGTTTGGCGTCACGGCGGCGGCGCCGGTCGCGGTGGCGGCGGCTCCGGCGGCGGGCGGTGGTGCAGCGGCTCCTGCTGAGGAGAAGACGTCATTCGACGTCATTCTCGCGTCGGCGCCGGCCGACAAGAAAATCCAGATCATCAAAGTGGTGCGGGAGCTGACGAGTCTCGGCCTGAAGGAAGCCAAGGATCTCGTGGAGGGTGCGCCGAAACCCGTCAAGACCGGGGTGGCCAAGGAAGAAGCCGACACGACGAAGAAGAAGCTCGAAGAGAGCGGTGCCAAGGTCGAAATCAAGTAAAAGTGTCATCGGTCACTGGTCAATCGTCTGAAGCACGGTTGCATGATCCCCGATGACCAGTGACCTCTGTTCACCGCCAACCAGCGTGGAGGAGTAGGAATGTCCGAAACGACGTTACAAGAATTCGTCGAGCGGAAAGATTTTTCTCGCATCCGAACCAATATCGATATTCCAGATCTGATCGAGATTCAGAAGCGTTCCTACGAAGAGTTTTTGCAGTTCGAGGTTGAATCGGAGAGACGGAAGGATCACGGATTGCAGGCAGCGCTGGCCAGCGTGTTTCCGATTCCGGATTATAACAACACGGCCGTGCTCGAATTTTCGAGCTATACGTTGGGGACGCCGAAGTATGACGAACGCGAATGTCTGGAGCAGGGTATGACCTTCGCCGTTCCGTTGAAGCTGCGCGTCCGTCTGGTGGTGCTCGATAAGGAGGATAAGGGGCCTCGCAAGAAAGTGCTCGATGTGCGTGAGCAGGAAGTCTATGTCGGTGAATTGCCCCTCATGACCGAGCGAGGGACCTTTCTTGTCAACGGGACCGAGCGAGTCGTCGTCAGTCAGCTTCATCGGTCGCCGGGCGCGTCGTTTACGCATGACAAGGGGCGAACCCATGCGAGCGGCAAGGTCTTGTACTCGGCTCGCATTATTCCCTATCGGGGCTCCTGGCTAGATTTCGAGTTCGATGCCAAGGATATTCTTTACGTGCGGATCGATCGCCGTCGGAAAATGCCGACCACCATTCTGTTGAAAGCCTTCGGCTTTTCGAGCGACGACCTGCTGAAGATGTATTACCCTGTCGAAGAAATTCGCGTGTCGAAGGGAAAGATGTTCCGCAAGCTGGATCCGGAAATCCACCACGGACTTCGGTGCTCCGTCGAGGTGACGGACAAGGGCGGGAAGGAGCCGTTGGTGCGAGAAGGGGCCAGGCTGACGAAAGGCCTGATTGCCAAGCTGAAGGCCTCGGGAGTGAAGGAAATCCCCTTACTGCCCGCGGAGTTGGTGGGGCGGGCGGTTCTCACGGAATTGGTCGACTCGAAGCAGAACCAGTTGGCGGAGAAAAATCAACGATTGACGGCGGAGATCGTCGAGCAGATCGCTGAAAGCGATGTGGAAGAATTCAAGGTCATTTATCTGGACATGGCGACTGCGACACCTGTGATTCTTGACACATTGGAGATGGAGAAAATCGGCTCGAAGGAGGAAGCGATGGTTGAAATCTACCGTCGCCTCCGTCCGGGGGAAACGCCGTCGGTCGACACGGCGAGAGCGTTGTTCGACAACCTATTTCTGAATTCCAAACGCTACGATTTGTCTCCGGTCGGCCGGCTCAAGCTGAACAAGAAGCTTGGTTTGGACTTGCCGCTCGAGCAGCGCACCCTGACTGCTCAGGACATCGTGGAAGTCATCCGCTACCTGGTCAATCTGAAGATCGGCAAGGGGGAAATCGACGACATCGATCACTTGGGTAATCGCCGTGTGCGATCCGTCGGTGAACTCCTTGAAAATCAATTCCGGCTGGGCTTGGTGCGGATGGAGCGAAGCATCAAGGAGCGCATGAATCTTCTTGATATGGAAACGGTGCTGCCGCATGACTTGATCAACGCCAAACCGGTTGTCGCGGCCGTCAAGGAGTTTTTCAGCAGCAGTCAGCTGTCTCAATTCATGGACCAAACCAACCCTCTGGCTGAAATCACGCATAAACGGCGTCTGTCGGCCCTTGGTCCAGGCGGGCTCACGAGGGAGCGGGCCGGGTTCGAAGTTCGAGACGTACACCCTTCCCACTACAGCCGTATTTGCCCGATCGAGACGCCGGAAGGTCCCAATATCGGATTGATCACATCTCTGGCGACCTACGCACGGATCAACCAGTTCGGATTCATTGAGGCACCGTATAGGAAAGTCGTCAAGGGACGTGTGACCGATGAAATAGAGTTTCTCTCGGCGATCGAGGGTGACAAATACATCATCGCTCAGGCTAACTCAAAATTGGATGGCGCGGGCAGACTGATATCGGAAACGGTCTCCTGTCGCCACGGAGGAGACTTTGTCCAGGCCACTCCGGATAAGATTGAGTACATGGACGTGTCACCGAAGCAAGTCGTGAGCGTCGCGACTGCACTCGTGCCGTTCCTGGAGCATGACGATGCCAACCGTGCGCTGATGGGTTCAAACATGCAGCGGCAGGCGGTTCCCCTCGTGACATCCGAAGCTCCTCTGGTTGGGACCGGGATGGAATCGGTGGTGGCGCGAGATTCCGGGTATGTGATCCAGGCTCGTCGCGCCGGAGTTGTTGAAAGCGTCGATGCCACCCGCATCGTCGTACGGGCCGATTCAAAGGACGGTAAGAAAGGGAAAGATTCCGGGCTGGACGTCTATGACCTCATCAAATTTCAGCGCTCGAACCAAAATACCTGCATCACCCAGACACCCGTCGTTCGCCTCGGCCAACCGGTCAAGAAAGGACAGGTGCTTGGGGATGGGCCGGCGATTGATCATGGAGAACTCGCGCTGGGCAAGAACGTTCTCGTGGCGTTCATGCCCTGGGGCGGTTACAACTTCGAGGACGCGATATTACTCAGCGAAAAATTGGTTCGAGAGGACGCTTTCACCTCGATCCACATCGAAGAGTTTGAGGTAGAGGCCCGGGATACCAAATTGGGGAAAGAAGATGTGACGCGGGATATTCCCAATGTCGGAGAAGAGGCGCTGAGAAATTTGGACGAGAGCGGGATCATCCGCATCGGTGCCGAAGTGAAGCCGGGCGATATTTTGGTCGGAAAGGTGACGCCCAAAGGCGAGACCCAGCTGACCCCGGAAGAGAAGCTGCTCCGCGCGATCTTCGGTGAGAAGGCCGGCGATGTGAAGGATACATCGCTCACCGTGCCTCCGGGAGTGGAAGGGATCGTGGTCGATGTCAAAATCTTCTCTCGCAAAGGACTCGACAAGGATGAGCGGTCGAGGAGCATCGAGACCGACGATCAAATGAAGTTGCAGCGCGATCACCACGAAGAGCTGCGGATCATCGACGAAGAAAAGACGAAGAAGATTCGAAAGTTATTGCTCGGCAAGGTGGTCGGTCGCGATCTGATGGATCCTGAGGGCGGCGATGTCATCTTGAAGAAGAAGGGTAAGCTGACGGCGGAGGTCCTCCGGCGGTTGCCCGACGATACGGTGCGACACATCATCCTGAGCGATCCTGATGAGCAAACAGAACTGGAAGATGTCGAGCGACGGGCGAAGGAACAGATCGAAATCCTCCAGACGCTGTACGACGAAAAGGTCGGGCGTTTAAAGCGAGGGGATGAGCTGCCCCCCGGCGTCATCAAGCTCGTGAAGGTCTACATCGCGATGAAGCGCAAGATTCAGGTCGGGGACAAAATGGCCGGCCGACACGGCAATAAAGGTGTCGTGTCTCGGGTCCTCCCTGAAGAAGATATGCCCTATCTACCGGATGGGACCCCGGTGGAAATCGTGCTGAATCCTCTGGGGGTGCCGTCCCGTATGAACGTTGGGCAAATTCTGGAGACTCATCTCGGATGGGCGTCTAAGGCCTTGGGCATTCAAGTGGCCAGCCCTGTATTCGACGGCGCCGCGGAGAAGGAAATTAAGGATCTGCTAAAAAAGGCCAAATTGCCGGCGAGCGGCCAGTCGCAACTCATCGACGGCAAGACAGGTGAGCCGTTCGGCAGTCCGGTCACCGTTGGGTACATGTACGTGCTGAAACTCCACCATCTGGTGGACGACAAGATCCACGCACGGTCCATCGGCCCCTATTCGCTCGTGACACAACAGCCTCTAGGCGGCAAGGCTCAGTTCGGAGGACAGCGGTTGGGAGAAATGGAAGTCTGGGCGTTACAGGCCTATGGGGCGGCATCGACGCTGCAAGAATTCCTGACCGTCAAATCGGACGATGTGCCGGGTCGATCGCGCATGTACGAAGCGATTGTCAAAGGTGAGCCGTTCCTCGAACCAGGTTTACCGGAGTCGTTCAATGTGTTGGTCAAGGAGCTGCAGAGCTTGGGACTTGATGTAGAGCTGGTCAAGACGCAGGACTAACCGCTTGTGTGCCGGTCGAAGGCCGGCATCAGAGGAGGTCATTACCTTGGAAGGCGTATATACATTGTTTGAAAAACAACGGGATTCGGTGTCGTTCGATTCGATGCGAATTCGCATTGCATCGCCCGAGAAAATCCGATCGTGGTCCTATGGCGAAGTCAAGAAGCCGGAAACGATCAACTATCGGTCGTTCAAGCCGGAGAAAGATGGGCTATTTTGTGCCAAAATCTTCGGTCCTACCAAGGACTGGGAGTGCAATTGCGGAAAGTAC encodes:
- the tuf gene encoding elongation factor Tu; protein product: MAKAKYERKKPHVNIGTIGHVDHGKTTLTAALTKVCADKGMAKFISYDEVAKASESQGRRDATKIMTIAISHVEYETDQRHYAHVDCPGHADYVKNMITGAAQMDGAILVVSAADGPMPQTREHILLARQVGVPYIVVFLNKADKVDDKELLELVELEVRELLTKYGFPGDKTPIIQGSALKAMEGDGGPLGVPSIVKLLEAVDTYIPTPQRPIDKPFLMPIEDVFTISGRGTVVTGRCERGIVKVGDEIEIVGLRPTQSTVVTGVEMFRKVLDEGQAGDNIGVLLRGTKKEDVERGMVLSKPKTITPHTKFKAEIYVLTKEEGGRHTPFFNGYRPQFYFRTTDVTGVVQLNPGVEMVMPGDNVSVTAELISPIAMDQGLRFAVREGGKTVGSGVVTEILA
- the rpmG gene encoding 50S ribosomal protein L33, which codes for MREIIDMACTLCKQRNYSSMKNKKNDPDRLERSKFCKFCRKHTPHKEVK
- the secE gene encoding preprotein translocase subunit SecE — encoded protein: MFKRMTESVRLFVTDVRAELKKVSFPSRAETIGSTTVVIVFCILMSVYLSVVDSFLSWLVGKFI
- the nusG gene encoding transcription termination/antitermination protein NusG — protein: MTKNWYVIHTYAGFEGRVKTSLMERANQMGLVEKVGQVLVPTEDVIEIKDGKRRTSRRKFFPGYVLVELESPLGDETLQMIKETPKVTGFVGGGAVPTPLTNEEVESLLKQVDAGQAEPREQIKFIKGDNVRIIDGPFLGFNGLVDEVDQYHSRVKVMVSIFGRSTPVELGFLQVERI
- the rplK gene encoding 50S ribosomal protein L11, which gives rise to MAKEVSAQIKLQIPAGKANPAPPVGPSLGQHGVNIMEFCKQFNAKTQKEGDSIIPVIITVYKDRTFSFIMKTPPASDLLKKAAGIIKGSGVPQKDKVGKITREQLNEIARKKMADLNAADVEGAAKIIEGTARSMGVVIQG
- the rplA gene encoding 50S ribosomal protein L1 encodes the protein MGKKMNAAIKNVEPRVYGLREAVEAVKRSAYAKFDESVDLALRLGIDPKRSDQLVRGTASLPHGTGKTVRVLVFAKGEKEQEARQAGADYVGADDLMEKIKGGWMDFDCAISTPDLMASVGKLGKVLGPRGLMPNPKTGTVTFEVGKAVGDIRKGRVEFKVEKAGIVHVPVGKVSFDPAKLYDNASAIIESVIKAKPTSCKGRYLKSATIASTMGPGVKLDTVALTKQWS
- the rplL gene encoding 50S ribosomal protein L7/L12; translated protein: MPATEGKLSQEELIKAIESMSVLDLAELVKGLEARFGVTAAAPVAVAAAPAAGGGAAAPAEEKTSFDVILASAPADKKIQIIKVVRELTSLGLKEAKDLVEGAPKPVKTGVAKEEADTTKKKLEESGAKVEIK
- the rpoB gene encoding DNA-directed RNA polymerase subunit beta; the encoded protein is MSETTLQEFVERKDFSRIRTNIDIPDLIEIQKRSYEEFLQFEVESERRKDHGLQAALASVFPIPDYNNTAVLEFSSYTLGTPKYDERECLEQGMTFAVPLKLRVRLVVLDKEDKGPRKKVLDVREQEVYVGELPLMTERGTFLVNGTERVVVSQLHRSPGASFTHDKGRTHASGKVLYSARIIPYRGSWLDFEFDAKDILYVRIDRRRKMPTTILLKAFGFSSDDLLKMYYPVEEIRVSKGKMFRKLDPEIHHGLRCSVEVTDKGGKEPLVREGARLTKGLIAKLKASGVKEIPLLPAELVGRAVLTELVDSKQNQLAEKNQRLTAEIVEQIAESDVEEFKVIYLDMATATPVILDTLEMEKIGSKEEAMVEIYRRLRPGETPSVDTARALFDNLFLNSKRYDLSPVGRLKLNKKLGLDLPLEQRTLTAQDIVEVIRYLVNLKIGKGEIDDIDHLGNRRVRSVGELLENQFRLGLVRMERSIKERMNLLDMETVLPHDLINAKPVVAAVKEFFSSSQLSQFMDQTNPLAEITHKRRLSALGPGGLTRERAGFEVRDVHPSHYSRICPIETPEGPNIGLITSLATYARINQFGFIEAPYRKVVKGRVTDEIEFLSAIEGDKYIIAQANSKLDGAGRLISETVSCRHGGDFVQATPDKIEYMDVSPKQVVSVATALVPFLEHDDANRALMGSNMQRQAVPLVTSEAPLVGTGMESVVARDSGYVIQARRAGVVESVDATRIVVRADSKDGKKGKDSGLDVYDLIKFQRSNQNTCITQTPVVRLGQPVKKGQVLGDGPAIDHGELALGKNVLVAFMPWGGYNFEDAILLSEKLVREDAFTSIHIEEFEVEARDTKLGKEDVTRDIPNVGEEALRNLDESGIIRIGAEVKPGDILVGKVTPKGETQLTPEEKLLRAIFGEKAGDVKDTSLTVPPGVEGIVVDVKIFSRKGLDKDERSRSIETDDQMKLQRDHHEELRIIDEEKTKKIRKLLLGKVVGRDLMDPEGGDVILKKKGKLTAEVLRRLPDDTVRHIILSDPDEQTELEDVERRAKEQIEILQTLYDEKVGRLKRGDELPPGVIKLVKVYIAMKRKIQVGDKMAGRHGNKGVVSRVLPEEDMPYLPDGTPVEIVLNPLGVPSRMNVGQILETHLGWASKALGIQVASPVFDGAAEKEIKDLLKKAKLPASGQSQLIDGKTGEPFGSPVTVGYMYVLKLHHLVDDKIHARSIGPYSLVTQQPLGGKAQFGGQRLGEMEVWALQAYGAASTLQEFLTVKSDDVPGRSRMYEAIVKGEPFLEPGLPESFNVLVKELQSLGLDVELVKTQD